In Camelina sativa cultivar DH55 chromosome 16, Cs, whole genome shotgun sequence, a single window of DNA contains:
- the LOC104750317 gene encoding uncharacterized protein LOC104750317 — protein sequence MDFAASAFAMMSNWRANNPPSSSFPQRGSSVPDVAVLRSWRDHLPPCASVVKLSQLTTVNNNRNESSVFSSGGYSWRLVVYPKGNEEDNGKGFVSMYVELDKSCLSSTSAPPTEVSAYLSFFVFNKKENKYFLVQDVEVKKFGSSRTVWGVSQVLPVEAFSDPANGYILEGEEHEFGAHVKIAPSPVAAAENLPFHKFSWSVRDFSLLKQSDYVSKTFQMGEKKWTLTVYPKGDSSAEGQLSSYVHLAEGENLLTGELIFLRAKLQVLDPRGSKNLSMCLQGWVMTSNAGWGLPQSMPLAEIQEGYLDNEDTLNVEMECEVVNAIKNHPFF from the exons ATGGATTTTGCTGCATCAGCTTTTGCTATGATGAGTAATTGGAGAGCAAATaatcctccttcttcttctttccctcaG AGGGGTTCAAGTGTACCAGATGTTGCAGTTTTAAGGAGTTGGAGAGATCATCTTCCTCCTTGTGCTTCTGTTGTCAAGCTTTCTCAGCTTACTACtgtcaacaacaacagaaacgaATCCTCTGTTTTCTCGTCTGGTGGATACAGCTG GAGATTGGTTGTGTACCCTAAAGGAAATGAAGAAGACAATGGAAAAGGATTTGTCTCAATGTATGTGGAACTTGACAAGAGCTGCCTCTCATCCACATCAGCACCACCCACGGAGGTCTCtgcttatctctctttctttgtctttaacaagaaagagaataaGTATTTTTTAGTTCAAG ATGTGGAAGTAAAGAAATTCGGTTCTTCAAGAACTGTCTGGGGAGTTTCTCAAGTTCTTCCAGTTGAGGCTTTCAGTGACCCTGCCAATGGATACATCTTGGAGGGAGAAGAACATGAGTTTGGTGCTCATGTGAAGATTGCTCCATCACCTGTCGCTGCTGCTGAAAACCTCCCTTTTCACAAATTCTCTTGGAGTGTTAGGGATTTCTCTCTTCTGAAACAGAGTGATTACGTCTCAAAAACCTTCCAAATGGGAGAAAAGAAGTG GACTCTAACCGTGTATCCAAAGGGAGACTCTAGCGCAGAGGGCCAATTATCCAGCTATGTGCATTTAGCTGAAGGGGAAAACTTACTGACGGGTGAGCTGATATTTTTGCGAGCAAAACTGCAGGTTCTAGACCCGCGTGGATCGAAAAACCTATCAATGTGCC ttcAAGGTTGGGTCATGACCTCAAACGCAGGGTGGGGTCTTCCTCAGTCCATGCCTTTAGCTGAAATTCAGGAGGGTTACTTGGACAATGAAGATACTTTGAATGTAGAGATGGAGTGCGAAGTTGTTAACGCCATCAAAAACCACCCCTTCTTTTAG
- the LOC104750319 gene encoding inactive ubiquitin carboxyl-terminal hydrolase 53-like isoform X1: MSSESYVNLEPRVTSLNRAEEDPMEPDDTREKGQSEISSNQDEATKDIHGEGSLSKNLESVHGKKAVSRYNSALDMILKSLCNIKVLKEDLVHNRQPFSDNQVPSALRSFFSAFVSEQIKEEELYRHLLSNLLASLEKEFHSLSSDGAEVLVAILEFCHWWKIQEGESLVTRLFTLEVYERMSCKKCRRKPNHPEQSSYGIVMPADSIRDLKSALGNIKFEDILKMIRMEDKMICDVRTGGCGETNFVHHTISRCPPIFTIGLEWEKNETEKEISETTKSLEWEIDISRLYEGLEPNTKYRLVSMIGCGEEEKYICMAYKKNRWVSLTHEAKIEEVVGNWESVARLCGERKVRPEILFYEAVQWPNK; the protein is encoded by the exons ATGTCTAGCGAATCGTATGTCAACCTTGAACCGAGAGTTACTTCACTAAACAGGGCAGAAGAAGATCCTATGGAACCAGACGATACTCGTGAAAAGGGTCAATCTGAAATTTCATCCAATCAAGACGAAGCTACTAAAG ATATTCATGGAGAAGGTTCACTGTCTAAAAATTTGGAGTCGGTACATGGCAAAAAAGCTGTATCCAGATACAATTCAGCTCTTGACATGATACTGAAG TCCCTCTGTAACATTAAAGTTCTTAAAGAAGATTTGGTGCACAATCGGCAACCATTTTCTGACAACCAAGTTCCGTCTGCACTACGTAGTTTCTTTTCTGCGTTTGTCTCGGAGCAGATAAAAGAAGAGGAACTCTATAGGCACTTACTGTCCAACTTGCTTGCTTCCCTAGAAAAAGAATTTCATTCCCTG TCAAGTGATGGTGCTGAGGTACTCGTCGCCATCCTCGAGTTTTGTCATTGGTGGAAAATTCAAGAAGGAGAAAGCTTGGTAACTCGCCTTTTTACGTTGGAGGTATATGAAAGAATGAGTTGTAAAAAATGCAGAAGGAAGCCAAATCATCCAGAGCAAAGTTCTTATGGAATCGTTATGCCTGCTGATTCTATCAGAGACTTAAAG agTGCTCTTGGGAATATAAAGTTTGAAGACATCCTTAAAATGATCCGCATGGAAGATAAAATGATATGTGATGTTAGAACAGGAGGCTGTGGAGAGACAAACTTTGTCCACCACACTATCAGTAGATGCCCACCTATCTTCACAATTG GGCTGGAATGGGAGAAGAATGaaactgaaaaagaaatatCTGAAACAACAAAGTCTTTGGAGTGGGAGATAGATATCAGCAGGCTATATGAAGGCTTAGAACCAAACACCAAGTACCGGCTTGTGTCAATG ATTGGttgtggtgaagaagaaaaatacatttgcATGGCTTATAAAAAGAACCGGTGGGTCAGTCTCACACATGAAGCTAAAATAGAAGAG GTTGTTGGTAACTGGGAGAGTGTTGCCAGATTATGTGGGGAAAGGAAGGTTCGTCCAGAGATTCTGTTTTATGAAGCTGTTCAATGGCCTAACAAGTGA
- the LOC104750319 gene encoding inactive ubiquitin carboxyl-terminal hydrolase 53-like isoform X2: MSSLLDQNVEQAEEDPMEPDDTREKGQSEISSNQDEATKDIHGEGSLSKNLESVHGKKAVSRYNSALDMILKSLCNIKVLKEDLVHNRQPFSDNQVPSALRSFFSAFVSEQIKEEELYRHLLSNLLASLEKEFHSLSSDGAEVLVAILEFCHWWKIQEGESLVTRLFTLEVYERMSCKKCRRKPNHPEQSSYGIVMPADSIRDLKSALGNIKFEDILKMIRMEDKMICDVRTGGCGETNFVHHTISRCPPIFTIGLEWEKNETEKEISETTKSLEWEIDISRLYEGLEPNTKYRLVSMIGCGEEEKYICMAYKKNRWVSLTHEAKIEEVVGNWESVARLCGERKVRPEILFYEAVQWPNK; the protein is encoded by the exons ATGTCTAGTCTTCTTGATCAGAATGTCGAACA GGCAGAAGAAGATCCTATGGAACCAGACGATACTCGTGAAAAGGGTCAATCTGAAATTTCATCCAATCAAGACGAAGCTACTAAAG ATATTCATGGAGAAGGTTCACTGTCTAAAAATTTGGAGTCGGTACATGGCAAAAAAGCTGTATCCAGATACAATTCAGCTCTTGACATGATACTGAAG TCCCTCTGTAACATTAAAGTTCTTAAAGAAGATTTGGTGCACAATCGGCAACCATTTTCTGACAACCAAGTTCCGTCTGCACTACGTAGTTTCTTTTCTGCGTTTGTCTCGGAGCAGATAAAAGAAGAGGAACTCTATAGGCACTTACTGTCCAACTTGCTTGCTTCCCTAGAAAAAGAATTTCATTCCCTG TCAAGTGATGGTGCTGAGGTACTCGTCGCCATCCTCGAGTTTTGTCATTGGTGGAAAATTCAAGAAGGAGAAAGCTTGGTAACTCGCCTTTTTACGTTGGAGGTATATGAAAGAATGAGTTGTAAAAAATGCAGAAGGAAGCCAAATCATCCAGAGCAAAGTTCTTATGGAATCGTTATGCCTGCTGATTCTATCAGAGACTTAAAG agTGCTCTTGGGAATATAAAGTTTGAAGACATCCTTAAAATGATCCGCATGGAAGATAAAATGATATGTGATGTTAGAACAGGAGGCTGTGGAGAGACAAACTTTGTCCACCACACTATCAGTAGATGCCCACCTATCTTCACAATTG GGCTGGAATGGGAGAAGAATGaaactgaaaaagaaatatCTGAAACAACAAAGTCTTTGGAGTGGGAGATAGATATCAGCAGGCTATATGAAGGCTTAGAACCAAACACCAAGTACCGGCTTGTGTCAATG ATTGGttgtggtgaagaagaaaaatacatttgcATGGCTTATAAAAAGAACCGGTGGGTCAGTCTCACACATGAAGCTAAAATAGAAGAG GTTGTTGGTAACTGGGAGAGTGTTGCCAGATTATGTGGGGAAAGGAAGGTTCGTCCAGAGATTCTGTTTTATGAAGCTGTTCAATGGCCTAACAAGTGA
- the LOC104750318 gene encoding inactive ubiquitin carboxyl-terminal hydrolase 53-like isoform X2, whose amino-acid sequence MSKHFQNLYPRKNKRRRRSQGQRRKNHKSNKRTSTSMSSLLDQNVEQAEEDPMEPDDTREKGQSEISSNQDEATKDIHGEGSLSKNLESVHGKKAVSRYNSALDMILKSLCNIKVLKEDLVHNRQPFSDNQVPSALRSFFSAFVSEQIKEEELYRHLLSNLLASLEKEFHSLSSDGAEVLVAILEFCHWWKIQEGESLVTRLFTLEVYERMSCKKCRRKPNHPEQSSYGIVMPADSIRDLKSALGNIKFEDILKMIRMEDKMICDVRTGGCGETNFVHHTISRCPPIFTIGLEWEKNETEKEISETTKSLEWEIDISRLYEGLEPNTKYRLVSMIGCGEEEKYICMAYKKNRWVSLTHEAKIEEVVGNWESVARLCGERKVRPEILFYEAVQWPNK is encoded by the exons ATGTCAAAGCACTTCCAGAACCTTTATCCgagaaaaaacaagagaaggagaagaagtcagggtcaaagaagaaaaaaccataaaagcAACAAG AGAACTTCAACAAGTATGTCTAGTCTTCTTGATCAGAATGTCGAACA GGCAGAAGAAGATCCTATGGAACCAGACGATACTCGTGAAAAGGGTCAATCTGAAATTTCATCCAATCAAGACGAAGCTACTAAAG ATATTCATGGAGAAGGTTCACTGTCTAAAAATTTGGAGTCGGTACATGGCAAAAAAGCTGTATCCAGATACAATTCAGCTCTTGACATGATACTGAAG TCCCTCTGTAACATTAAAGTTCTTAAAGAAGATTTGGTGCACAATCGGCAACCATTTTCTGACAACCAAGTTCCGTCTGCACTACGTAGTTTCTTTTCTGCGTTTGTCTCGGAGCAGATAAAAGAAGAGGAACTCTATAG GCACTTACTGTCCAACTTGCTTGCTTCCCTAGAAAAAGAATTTCATTCCCTG TCAAGTGATGGTGCTGAGGTACTCGTCGCCATCCTCGAGTTTTGTCATTGGTGGAAAATTCAAGAAGGAGAAAGCTTGGTAACTCGCCTTTTTACGTTGGAGGTATATGAAAGAATGAGTTGTAAAAAATGCAGAAGGAAGCCAAATCATCCAGAGCAAAGTTCTTATGGAATCGTTATGCCTGCTGATTCTATCAGAGACTTAAAG agTGCTCTTGGGAATATAAAGTTTGAAGACATCCTTAAAATGATCCGCATGGAAGATAAAATGATATGTGATGTTAGAACAGGAGGCTGTGGAGAGACAAACTTTGTCCACCACACTATCAGTAGATGCCCACCTATCTTCACAATTG GGCTGGAATGGGAGAAGAATGaaactgaaaaagaaatatCTGAAACAACAAAGTCTTTGGAGTGGGAGATAGATATCAGCAGGCTATATGAAGGCTTAGAACCAAACACCAAGTACCGGCTTGTGTCAATG ATTGGttgtggtgaagaagaaaaatacatttgcATGGCTTATAAAAAGAACCGGTGGGTCAGTCTCACACATGAAGCTAAAATAGAAGAG GTTGTTGGTAACTGGGAGAGTGTTGCCAGATTATGTGGGGAAAGGAAGGTTCGTCCAGAGATTCTGTTTTATGAAGCTGTTCAATGGCCTAACAAGTGA
- the LOC104750318 gene encoding inactive ubiquitin carboxyl-terminal hydrolase 53-like isoform X4, whose product MSSESYVNLEPRVTSLNRAEEDPMEPDDTREKGQSEISSNQDEATKDIHGEGSLSKNLESVHGKKAVSRYNSALDMILKSLCNIKVLKEDLVHNRQPFSDNQVPSALRSFFSAFVSEQIKEEELYRHLLSNLLASLEKEFHSLSSDGAEVLVAILEFCHWWKIQEGESLVTRLFTLEVYERMSCKKCRRKPNHPEQSSYGIVMPADSIRDLKSALGNIKFEDILKMIRMEDKMICDVRTGGCGETNFVHHTISRCPPIFTIGLEWEKNETEKEISETTKSLEWEIDISRLYEGLEPNTKYRLVSMIGCGEEEKYICMAYKKNRWVSLTHEAKIEEVVGNWESVARLCGERKVRPEILFYEAVQWPNK is encoded by the exons ATGTCTAGCGAATCGTATGTCAACCTTGAACCGAGAGTTACTTCACTAAACAGGGCAGAAGAAGATCCTATGGAACCAGACGATACTCGTGAAAAGGGTCAATCTGAAATTTCATCCAATCAAGACGAAGCTACTAAAG ATATTCATGGAGAAGGTTCACTGTCTAAAAATTTGGAGTCGGTACATGGCAAAAAAGCTGTATCCAGATACAATTCAGCTCTTGACATGATACTGAAG TCCCTCTGTAACATTAAAGTTCTTAAAGAAGATTTGGTGCACAATCGGCAACCATTTTCTGACAACCAAGTTCCGTCTGCACTACGTAGTTTCTTTTCTGCGTTTGTCTCGGAGCAGATAAAAGAAGAGGAACTCTATAG GCACTTACTGTCCAACTTGCTTGCTTCCCTAGAAAAAGAATTTCATTCCCTG TCAAGTGATGGTGCTGAGGTACTCGTCGCCATCCTCGAGTTTTGTCATTGGTGGAAAATTCAAGAAGGAGAAAGCTTGGTAACTCGCCTTTTTACGTTGGAGGTATATGAAAGAATGAGTTGTAAAAAATGCAGAAGGAAGCCAAATCATCCAGAGCAAAGTTCTTATGGAATCGTTATGCCTGCTGATTCTATCAGAGACTTAAAG agTGCTCTTGGGAATATAAAGTTTGAAGACATCCTTAAAATGATCCGCATGGAAGATAAAATGATATGTGATGTTAGAACAGGAGGCTGTGGAGAGACAAACTTTGTCCACCACACTATCAGTAGATGCCCACCTATCTTCACAATTG GGCTGGAATGGGAGAAGAATGaaactgaaaaagaaatatCTGAAACAACAAAGTCTTTGGAGTGGGAGATAGATATCAGCAGGCTATATGAAGGCTTAGAACCAAACACCAAGTACCGGCTTGTGTCAATG ATTGGttgtggtgaagaagaaaaatacatttgcATGGCTTATAAAAAGAACCGGTGGGTCAGTCTCACACATGAAGCTAAAATAGAAGAG GTTGTTGGTAACTGGGAGAGTGTTGCCAGATTATGTGGGGAAAGGAAGGTTCGTCCAGAGATTCTGTTTTATGAAGCTGTTCAATGGCCTAACAAGTGA
- the LOC104750318 gene encoding inactive ubiquitin carboxyl-terminal hydrolase 53-like isoform X6 has protein sequence MSSLLDQNVEQAEEDPMEPDDTREKGQSEISSNQDEATKDIHGEGSLSKNLESVHGKKAVSRYNSALDMILKSLCNIKVLKEDLVHNRQPFSDNQVPSALRSFFSAFVSEQIKEEELYRHLLSNLLASLEKEFHSLSSDGAEVLVAILEFCHWWKIQEGESLVTRLFTLEVYERMSCKKCRRKPNHPEQSSYGIVMPADSIRDLKSALGNIKFEDILKMIRMEDKMICDVRTGGCGETNFVHHTISRCPPIFTIGLEWEKNETEKEISETTKSLEWEIDISRLYEGLEPNTKYRLVSMIGCGEEEKYICMAYKKNRWVSLTHEAKIEEVVGNWESVARLCGERKVRPEILFYEAVQWPNK, from the exons ATGTCTAGTCTTCTTGATCAGAATGTCGAACA GGCAGAAGAAGATCCTATGGAACCAGACGATACTCGTGAAAAGGGTCAATCTGAAATTTCATCCAATCAAGACGAAGCTACTAAAG ATATTCATGGAGAAGGTTCACTGTCTAAAAATTTGGAGTCGGTACATGGCAAAAAAGCTGTATCCAGATACAATTCAGCTCTTGACATGATACTGAAG TCCCTCTGTAACATTAAAGTTCTTAAAGAAGATTTGGTGCACAATCGGCAACCATTTTCTGACAACCAAGTTCCGTCTGCACTACGTAGTTTCTTTTCTGCGTTTGTCTCGGAGCAGATAAAAGAAGAGGAACTCTATAG GCACTTACTGTCCAACTTGCTTGCTTCCCTAGAAAAAGAATTTCATTCCCTG TCAAGTGATGGTGCTGAGGTACTCGTCGCCATCCTCGAGTTTTGTCATTGGTGGAAAATTCAAGAAGGAGAAAGCTTGGTAACTCGCCTTTTTACGTTGGAGGTATATGAAAGAATGAGTTGTAAAAAATGCAGAAGGAAGCCAAATCATCCAGAGCAAAGTTCTTATGGAATCGTTATGCCTGCTGATTCTATCAGAGACTTAAAG agTGCTCTTGGGAATATAAAGTTTGAAGACATCCTTAAAATGATCCGCATGGAAGATAAAATGATATGTGATGTTAGAACAGGAGGCTGTGGAGAGACAAACTTTGTCCACCACACTATCAGTAGATGCCCACCTATCTTCACAATTG GGCTGGAATGGGAGAAGAATGaaactgaaaaagaaatatCTGAAACAACAAAGTCTTTGGAGTGGGAGATAGATATCAGCAGGCTATATGAAGGCTTAGAACCAAACACCAAGTACCGGCTTGTGTCAATG ATTGGttgtggtgaagaagaaaaatacatttgcATGGCTTATAAAAAGAACCGGTGGGTCAGTCTCACACATGAAGCTAAAATAGAAGAG GTTGTTGGTAACTGGGAGAGTGTTGCCAGATTATGTGGGGAAAGGAAGGTTCGTCCAGAGATTCTGTTTTATGAAGCTGTTCAATGGCCTAACAAGTGA
- the LOC104750318 gene encoding inactive ubiquitin carboxyl-terminal hydrolase 53-like isoform X1 encodes MSKHFQNLYPRKNKRRRRSQGQRRKNHKSNKRTSTSMSSLLDQNVEQAEEDPMEPDDTREKGQSEISSNQDEATKDIHGEGSLSKNLESVHGKKAVSRYNSALDMILKSLCNIKVLKEDLVHNRQPFSDNQVPSALRSFFSAFVSEQIKEEELYRHLLSNLLASLEKEFHSLSSDGAEVLVAILEFCHWWKIQEGESLVTRLFTLEVYERMSCKKCRRKPNHPEQSSYGIVMPADSIRDLKSALGNIKFEDILKMIRMEDKMICDVRTGGCGETNFVHHTISRCPPIFTIGLEWEKNETEKEISETTKSLEWEIDISRLYEGLEPNTKYRLVSMIGCGEEEKYICMAYKKNRWVSLTHEAKIEEVVGNWESVARLCGERKVRPEILFYEAVQWPNK; translated from the exons ATGTCAAAGCACTTCCAGAACCTTTATCCgagaaaaaacaagagaaggagaagaagtcagggtcaaagaagaaaaaaccataaaagcAACAAG AGAACTTCAACAAGTATGTCTAGTCTTCTTGATCAGAATGTCGAACA GGCAGAAGAAGATCCTATGGAACCAGACGATACTCGTGAAAAGGGTCAATCTGAAATTTCATCCAATCAAGACGAAGCTACTAAAG ATATTCATGGAGAAGGTTCACTGTCTAAAAATTTGGAGTCGGTACATGGCAAAAAAGCTGTATCCAGATACAATTCAGCTCTTGACATGATACTGAAG TCCCTCTGTAACATTAAAGTTCTTAAAGAAGATTTGGTGCACAATCGGCAACCATTTTCTGACAACCAAGTTCCGTCTGCACTACGTAGTTTCTTTTCTGCGTTTGTCTCGGAGCAGATAAAAGAAGAGGAACTCTATAGGCACTTACTGTCCAACTTGCTTGCTTCCCTAGAAAAAGAATTTCATTCCCTG TCAAGTGATGGTGCTGAGGTACTCGTCGCCATCCTCGAGTTTTGTCATTGGTGGAAAATTCAAGAAGGAGAAAGCTTGGTAACTCGCCTTTTTACGTTGGAGGTATATGAAAGAATGAGTTGTAAAAAATGCAGAAGGAAGCCAAATCATCCAGAGCAAAGTTCTTATGGAATCGTTATGCCTGCTGATTCTATCAGAGACTTAAAG agTGCTCTTGGGAATATAAAGTTTGAAGACATCCTTAAAATGATCCGCATGGAAGATAAAATGATATGTGATGTTAGAACAGGAGGCTGTGGAGAGACAAACTTTGTCCACCACACTATCAGTAGATGCCCACCTATCTTCACAATTG GGCTGGAATGGGAGAAGAATGaaactgaaaaagaaatatCTGAAACAACAAAGTCTTTGGAGTGGGAGATAGATATCAGCAGGCTATATGAAGGCTTAGAACCAAACACCAAGTACCGGCTTGTGTCAATG ATTGGttgtggtgaagaagaaaaatacatttgcATGGCTTATAAAAAGAACCGGTGGGTCAGTCTCACACATGAAGCTAAAATAGAAGAG GTTGTTGGTAACTGGGAGAGTGTTGCCAGATTATGTGGGGAAAGGAAGGTTCGTCCAGAGATTCTGTTTTATGAAGCTGTTCAATGGCCTAACAAGTGA
- the LOC109129479 gene encoding uncharacterized protein LOC109129479 produces MSIVTEILTGDNYNTWIITMRTSLEAKNKISFVDGSLPRPHESDPLHKIWIRCNSMVKAWMLNVVSKQIYDSILYFQDAAGIWEDLHRRFHKSNLPQIYNLEQEISSLRQGNMSLSEYYTKKVTLWERLACTKNLMENGGCRCSQVMKLLDDYETTRITQFLMGLNDDFTNIRGQILNMKPRPSLSDMYNMLESDESQRQRISTKPNPSAFQVKAQVNAYQPKGFQKPQTTCAHCGLNGHTIDVCYKIHGFPPGWKPKNQRQNSNQRFNAPAAANLALTESGSEYDREKALSPEQLQYLVSYLNSKLQPQQSAGHAHTNSSTATITEITSPGSSGLNPMACQMTEKMNSWVIDTGATHHVTNDKNLFQHMTPIQDTTVKLANGVGDLTKGLMIGRGRLHNSSVTASSSLCFFV; encoded by the exons ATGTCGATCGTAACCGAGATTCTTACTGGAGATAACTATAATACATGGATAATCACTATGAGAACTAGTCTAGAAGCAAAGAATAAGATTAGTTTCGTTGATGGATCTCTTCCTCGACCTCATGAATCTGATCCTTTGCACAAAATCTGGATTCGTTGCAATAGTATGGTGAAGGCTTGGATGCTGAATGTAGTCTCTAAACAAATCTATGATAGCATTCTCTATTTTCAAGATGCTGCTGGAATTTGGGAAGATCTTCATAGACGGTTTCATAAGAGTAATCTCCCTCAGATCTATAACCTTGAGCAAGAGATAAGCTCTTTGCGTCAGGGAAATATGTCATTATCTGAATATTACACCAAGAAGGTTACTCTCTGGGAGCGTTTGGCTTGTACTAAGAATCTGATGGAAAATGGTGGATGTCGGTGCTCACAAGTTATGAAGCTATTAGATGATTATGAGACCACACGCATCACTCAGTTTCTTATGGGACTCAATGATGATTTCACTAATATCAGAGGACAAATATTGAATATGAAGCCACGGCCTAGTCTTTCTGATATGTACAACATGTTGGAGTCTGATGAGTCTCAACGGCAACGTATCAGTACAAAGCCTAACCCGTCTGCTTTCCAAGTCAAAGCACAAGTGAATGCATATCAACCAAAGGGATTTCAGAAACCTCAAACCACTTGTGCACATTGTGGTTTAAACGGACACACTATTGATGTCTGCTACAAAATTCATGGATTTCCTCCGGGTTGGAAACCAAAGAATCAGAGACAGAACTCTAATCAAAGGTTTAATGCACCAGCGGCAGCCAATCTTGCTCTTACTGAATCTGGATCAGAATATGACAGGGAAAAAGCACTCAGTCCTGAACAGTTACAGTACTTGGTATCTTATCTCAACTCAAAGCTGCAGCCTCAACAATCTGCAGGACATGCTCATACTAACTCCTCGACTGCAACTATTACTGAGATAACTTCTCCTGGTTCTTCGGGTCTGAATCCTATGGCTTGCCAAATGACTG aaaaaatgaattcTTGGGTTATTGACACTGGTGCTACACATCATGTCACAAATGATAAGAACCTGTTTCAGCATATGACACCTATTCAAGATACAACAGTAAAACTTGCTAATGGTGTTGGT GATCTTACAAAGGGGTTGATGATTGGCAGAGGTAGATTACACAACAGCTCTGTAACGGCGTCAAGCAGCTTGTGTTTCTTCGTGTAA
- the LOC109129480 gene encoding uncharacterized protein LOC109129480, which yields MNMAYSRQRSYRIIVNADSIRVYRSVFVIKAFETTLKIIRLNVKMLCDKEGCGKRNYVQRMINNLPTVFTIALQWENNETSIDIYSTATVIETEICISAIYRYKCDSLYTKYRLVSMVCSHGDQYNCIAYENYRWVRYFGSEKEVIGDWKSVVNSFLTHDIRPEILFFESVRKLLGLHTCLFPPT from the exons ATGAATATGGCGTATTCTCGTCAACGTTCTTATCGCATCATCGTCAATGCTGATTCAATCAGGGTTTACCGC TCTGTATTCGTGATTAAAGCATTTGAGACTACCCTTAAGATCATCAGGCTCAACGTAAAGATGCTTTGCGACAAGGAAGGATGTGGGAAACGAAACTATGTTCAACGTATGATAAACAATCTCCCAACTGTTTTCACAATTG caCTTCAGTGGGAGAACAATGAGACTAGCATCGATATATACAGTACGGCTACTGTTATAGAAACTGAGATATGTATTAGTGCCATATACAGATACAAATGTGACAGCTTATACACCAAATACCGTCTGGTCTCAATG GTTTGCTCGCATGGAGATCAATACAACTGTATAGCTTATGAAAACTATAGATGGGTCAGATATTTTGGTTCTGAGAAAGAG GTTATAGGAGACTGGAAGAGTGTTGTCAACAGTTTCCTAACGCACGATATTCGACCCGAGATTCTGTTTTTTGAGAGCGTACGTAAGCTCCTTGGACTGCATACATGCTTAT TTCCACCTACATGA